In one Grus americana isolate bGruAme1 chromosome 1, bGruAme1.mat, whole genome shotgun sequence genomic region, the following are encoded:
- the BBS10 gene encoding Bardet-Biedl syndrome 10 protein isoform X2, with amino-acid sequence MAARLELGRLAQEAAALAGAVRGALGPRGGRALLVRPTGEALLTRDGRRLLEALNLEPPTARMMAACACSHSAATGDGAKTFVVLLAGVLSGLRAAAGGGGLRWALRAFEAQVLERAVAQGLRGHLLSALPGRQAEADGGALEAVLEAYLGGRLGPGERRRLARLCCEYCRRCAPAAASRPQVLRLLGRRFAELHAAVAGLPVASSRVLPGLVLRRDFAAYCPAGGDLRAVLVTEPLRPALSAPGVEFVVDSEGRYQASLRWISRRTEALMKHLQSNNVKLLLSSVKQEEVVIYHAKLYGVSVVECLSSEEIALICEITGLSPYTPFGGNIDREITEAAVATFCQPLLLGSKRCVHVGFTSVCAFQPHCLILCGPVDGVNEQHAAALQGAFTMLQQLFKTVDQRERCKAEGESQNEAADVCSWHSSATEQQLVIENIVCNSDQVSERQLKMHRDETETQIVDPDLQRSENSTGVQTNLQVLSNPLSHIKELNVSTEGNDSSRDVQKPHAKCEHVGDMHENYKSDSLVDNQKNYSTAASAAQSANIVTACERLDVGKDLEKTSCNIVPFKHKKSCAQRPIVLLSSEKKRKKKADQLRFVENQVVNGTNVRFQTRESVADFHCRRSAEPFPSTCRASYVRSSQGGTLPLLVLLSIYAS; translated from the exons ATGGCGGCGCGGTTGGAGCTGGGGCGGCTGGCGCAGGAGGCGGCGGCGCTGGCGGGCGCGGTGCGCGGCGccctgggcccgcggggcgggcgggcgctgCTGGTGCGGCCCACCGGCGAGGCGCTGCTCACGCGGGACGGGCGGCGCCTGCTGGAGGCGCTCAACCTGGAGCCGCCGACGGCCAG GATGATGGCGGCCTGCGCCTGCAGCCATAGCGCCGCGACGGGGGACGGCGCCAAGACGTTCGTGGTGTTGCTGGCCGGCGTGCTGAGCGGCCTGCGGGCagcggccggcggcggcggcctgCGGTGGGCGCTGCGCGCCTTCGAGGCGCAGGTGCTGGAGCGGGCGGTGGCGCAGGGCCTGCGGGGGCACCTTCTGTCCGCGCTCCCCGGGCGGCAGGCGGAGGCGGATGGGGGCGCCCTGGAGGCGGTGCTGGAGGCCTACCTGGGCGGCCGGCTGGGCCCGGGCGAGCGGCGGCGCCTGGCGCGGCTGTGCTGCGAGTACTGCCGCCGCTGcgccccggccgccgcctcTCGCCCGCAGGTGCTGCGCCTCCTCGGCCGCCGCTTCGCGGAGCTGCACGCCGCCGTGGCCGGCCTCCCCGTGGCGAGCTCCAGGGTCCTGCCCGGGCTCGTCCTCCGCAGGGACTTCGCGGCCTACTGCCCGGCGGGCGGGGACCTGCGGGCCGTGCTGGTCACCGAGCCCCTCCGGCCCGCGCTCTCGGCCCCCGGCGTCGAGTTTGTTGTCGACTCCGAGGGTCGGTATCAGGCCTCCCTGCGCTGGATCTCGAGGAGGACAGAAGCCTTAATGAAACACTTGCAGAGCAACAACGTTAAGCTGTTACTGTCGAGTGTGAAGCAAGAGGAAGTAGTTATCTACCACGCAAAATTATACGGCGTATCCGTGGTAGAGTGCTTATCGTCGGAAGAAATTGCCCTTATCTGTGAAATCACAGGACTCTCGCCTTATACACCTTTTGGTGGTAACATAGACAGAGAAATCACTGAAGCTGCAGTGGCAACGTTTTGCCAGCCCTTGCTGCTCGGCTCAAAGAGATGCGTCCACGTTGGCTTCACCAGTGTGTGCGCCTTTCAGCCTCATTGCCTGATTCTTTGTGGGCCAGTCGATGGTGTTAACGAGCaacatgctgctgctttacAAGGGGCGTTTACAATGCTGCAGCAGCTATTTAAAACAGTTGATCAGAGGGAGCGATGCAAAGCAGAAGGTGAAAGTCAGAATGAAGCCGCTGATGTTTGCAGCTGGCATTCTTCAGCTACTGAGCAGCAGCTTGTAATAGAAAACATTGTTTGTAACAGTGATCAGGTTTCTGAACGTCAACTGAAGATGCATAGGGATGAAACAGAGACACAGATTGTAGACCCTGACTTGCAGAGAAGTGAAAATTCAACAGGTGTGCAAACAAACTTGCAAGTACTCTCAAATCCCCTCTCACACATCAAAGAATTAAATGTTTCCACTGAAGGAAATGACTCTTCAAGAGATGTACAGAAACCACATGCAAAATGCGAGCATGTGGGTGACATGCACGAGAACTATAAAAGTGATTCACTTGTGGACAATCAAAAGAATTACAGTACTGCTGCATCAGCAGCACAGAGTGCTAATATAGTCACTGCATGTGAACGCCTAGATGTTGGCAAAGATCTAGAGAAAACAAGTTGCAATATAGTcccatttaaacataaaaagagTTGT gCCCAGAGACCTATCGTGCTTCTTTCctctgagaagaaaaggaagaaaaaggctgaCCAGCTGAGATTTGTGGAAAACCAGGTGGTGAACGGCACAAACGTAAGGTTTCAAACACGAGAAAGCGTAGCTGATTTCCACTGCAGACGATCTGCGGAGCCTTTTCCATCCACGTGCAGAGCATCCTATGTACGTTCTAGCCAAGGGGGAACTTTGCCTCTCTTGGTGCTTTTGAGTATTTATGCAAGTTAG
- the BBS10 gene encoding Bardet-Biedl syndrome 10 protein isoform X1 codes for MAARLELGRLAQEAAALAGAVRGALGPRGGRALLVRPTGEALLTRDGRRLLEALNLEPPTARMMAACACSHSAATGDGAKTFVVLLAGVLSGLRAAAGGGGLRWALRAFEAQVLERAVAQGLRGHLLSALPGRQAEADGGALEAVLEAYLGGRLGPGERRRLARLCCEYCRRCAPAAASRPQVLRLLGRRFAELHAAVAGLPVASSRVLPGLVLRRDFAAYCPAGGDLRAVLVTEPLRPALSAPGVEFVVDSEGRYQASLRWISRRTEALMKHLQSNNVKLLLSSVKQEEVVIYHAKLYGVSVVECLSSEEIALICEITGLSPYTPFGGNIDREITEAAVATFCQPLLLGSKRCVHVGFTSVCAFQPHCLILCGPVDGVNEQHAAALQGAFTMLQQLFKTVDQRERCKAEGESQNEAADVCSWHSSATEQQLVIENIVCNSDQVSERQLKMHRDETETQIVDPDLQRSENSTGVQTNLQVLSNPLSHIKELNVSTEGNDSSRDVQKPHAKCEHVGDMHENYKSDSLVDNQKNYSTAASAAQSANIVTACERLDVGKDLEKTSCNIVPFKHKKSCVSIAQNYSNSLIEAGSVLPVGGYFEILLHYYIQYYANQFQQSEVTVISNVVADALLSIPKLLYRATEQNSFTKFYLKAINALRKNQTLPVNETGLESVYCKYQLVISVLHCVTELLSIDLIIGVKRPLQKIEDYDSEDDF; via the exons ATGGCGGCGCGGTTGGAGCTGGGGCGGCTGGCGCAGGAGGCGGCGGCGCTGGCGGGCGCGGTGCGCGGCGccctgggcccgcggggcgggcgggcgctgCTGGTGCGGCCCACCGGCGAGGCGCTGCTCACGCGGGACGGGCGGCGCCTGCTGGAGGCGCTCAACCTGGAGCCGCCGACGGCCAG GATGATGGCGGCCTGCGCCTGCAGCCATAGCGCCGCGACGGGGGACGGCGCCAAGACGTTCGTGGTGTTGCTGGCCGGCGTGCTGAGCGGCCTGCGGGCagcggccggcggcggcggcctgCGGTGGGCGCTGCGCGCCTTCGAGGCGCAGGTGCTGGAGCGGGCGGTGGCGCAGGGCCTGCGGGGGCACCTTCTGTCCGCGCTCCCCGGGCGGCAGGCGGAGGCGGATGGGGGCGCCCTGGAGGCGGTGCTGGAGGCCTACCTGGGCGGCCGGCTGGGCCCGGGCGAGCGGCGGCGCCTGGCGCGGCTGTGCTGCGAGTACTGCCGCCGCTGcgccccggccgccgcctcTCGCCCGCAGGTGCTGCGCCTCCTCGGCCGCCGCTTCGCGGAGCTGCACGCCGCCGTGGCCGGCCTCCCCGTGGCGAGCTCCAGGGTCCTGCCCGGGCTCGTCCTCCGCAGGGACTTCGCGGCCTACTGCCCGGCGGGCGGGGACCTGCGGGCCGTGCTGGTCACCGAGCCCCTCCGGCCCGCGCTCTCGGCCCCCGGCGTCGAGTTTGTTGTCGACTCCGAGGGTCGGTATCAGGCCTCCCTGCGCTGGATCTCGAGGAGGACAGAAGCCTTAATGAAACACTTGCAGAGCAACAACGTTAAGCTGTTACTGTCGAGTGTGAAGCAAGAGGAAGTAGTTATCTACCACGCAAAATTATACGGCGTATCCGTGGTAGAGTGCTTATCGTCGGAAGAAATTGCCCTTATCTGTGAAATCACAGGACTCTCGCCTTATACACCTTTTGGTGGTAACATAGACAGAGAAATCACTGAAGCTGCAGTGGCAACGTTTTGCCAGCCCTTGCTGCTCGGCTCAAAGAGATGCGTCCACGTTGGCTTCACCAGTGTGTGCGCCTTTCAGCCTCATTGCCTGATTCTTTGTGGGCCAGTCGATGGTGTTAACGAGCaacatgctgctgctttacAAGGGGCGTTTACAATGCTGCAGCAGCTATTTAAAACAGTTGATCAGAGGGAGCGATGCAAAGCAGAAGGTGAAAGTCAGAATGAAGCCGCTGATGTTTGCAGCTGGCATTCTTCAGCTACTGAGCAGCAGCTTGTAATAGAAAACATTGTTTGTAACAGTGATCAGGTTTCTGAACGTCAACTGAAGATGCATAGGGATGAAACAGAGACACAGATTGTAGACCCTGACTTGCAGAGAAGTGAAAATTCAACAGGTGTGCAAACAAACTTGCAAGTACTCTCAAATCCCCTCTCACACATCAAAGAATTAAATGTTTCCACTGAAGGAAATGACTCTTCAAGAGATGTACAGAAACCACATGCAAAATGCGAGCATGTGGGTGACATGCACGAGAACTATAAAAGTGATTCACTTGTGGACAATCAAAAGAATTACAGTACTGCTGCATCAGCAGCACAGAGTGCTAATATAGTCACTGCATGTGAACGCCTAGATGTTGGCAAAGATCTAGAGAAAACAAGTTGCAATATAGTcccatttaaacataaaaagagTTGTGTAAGTATTGCACAGAATTATTCTAACTCCCTCATAGAAGCAGGATCAGTTTTGCCAGTAGGAGGTTATTTTGAAATCCTGTTACATTATTATATTCAGTACTATGCAAACCAGTTTCAGCAGTCAGAGGTAACTGTCATATCTAATGTAGTTGCTGATGCTTTGCTAAGTATTCCCAAGTTGTTATACAGGgcaacagaacaaaacagctTTACCAAATTCTATCTCAAAGCCATAAATGCACTCAGAAAAAATCAGACGCTGCCTGTGAATGAGACAGGCTTAGAATCAGTGTATTGCAAATACCAGTTAGtcatttcagttcttcattGTGTTACAGAGCTTCTCTCCATAGATTTAATAATAGGTGTTAAGCGACCACTGCAAAAAATTGAGGATTATGATTCAGAAGATGACTTCTGA